The Phragmites australis chromosome 15, lpPhrAust1.1, whole genome shotgun sequence genome window below encodes:
- the LOC133892515 gene encoding UDP-glucuronic acid decarboxylase 2-like: protein MMSPMGASSELIYRGHDAQAVDGPGAAGYSSAKPQKPLPWLARPLRYVMGEQRLLFALVGMAIASLVFLLAPASTASGAARATSSSSSVAHLAAVGLASRQYSSGAVSRMAFEEPRGIRPGRVPLGLKRKGLRVVVTGGAGFVGSHLVDRLLARGDSVIVVDNFFTGRKENVLHHAGNPNFEMIRHDVVEPILLEVDQIYHLACPASPVHYKFNPVKTIKTNVVGTLNMLGLAKRVGARFLLTSTSEVYGDPLQHPQVETYWGNVNPIGVRSCYDEGKRTAETLTMDYHRGASLEVRIARIFNTYGPRMCIDDGRVVSNFVAQALRKEPLTVYGDGKQTRSFQYVSDLVEGLMKLMEGEHVGPFNLGNPGEFTMLELAKVVQDTIDPNARIEFRPNTADDPHKRKPDISRAKELLAWEPKVSLKKGLPLMVQDFRSRIFGDQKDAANAGDN from the exons ATGATGTCGCCCATGGGGGCCTCCTCGGAGCTGATCTACCGCGGCCACGACGCGCAGGCGGTGGACGGCCCCGGCGCCGCTGGGTACTCGTCGGCCAAGCCGCAGAAGCCGCTGCCGTGGCTGGCGCGGCCGCTGCGGTACGTGATGGGCGAGCAGCGCCTGCTGTTCGCCCTCGTCGGCATGGCCATCGCGTCGCTCGTGTTCCTCCTGGCGCCCGCCTCCACCGCCTCTGGCGCAGCGCGGGCCACGTCGAGCAGCAGCAGCGTGGCACACCTCGCGGCGGTGGGGCTGGCGTCGCGGCAGTACTCGTCCGGCGCGGTCTCGCGGATGGCGTTCGAGGAGCCCAGAGGCATCCGGCCAGGGCGCGTGCCGCTGGGTCTGAAGCGCAAGGGCCTGCGCGTGGTGGTGACGGGCGGCGCCGGGTTCGTGGGCAGCCACCTGGTGGACCGGCTGCTGGCGCGCGGCGACAGCGTCATCGTGGTGGACAACTTCTTCACGGGCCGCAAGGAGAACGTGCTGCACCACGCcgggaaccccaacttcgagatGATCCGGCACGACGTGGTTGAGCCCATCCTGCTGGAGGTGGACCAGATCTACCACCTGGCGTGCCCGGCGTCCCCCGTGCACTACAAATTCAACCCCGTCAAGACCATCAAGACCAACGTCGTCGGCACGCTCAACATGCTGGGGCTCGCCAAGCGCGTCGGCGCCCGGTTCCTCCTCACCAGCACCAGCGAGGTCTACGGCGACCCGCTCCAGCACCCGCAGGTCGAGACATACTGGGGAAACGTCAACCCCATCG GTGTGCGGAGCTGCTACGACGAGGGCAAGCGGACGGCGGAGACGCTGACCATGGACTACCACCGTGGCGCCAGCCTCGAG GTGAGGATTGCTCGGATCTTCAACACCTACGGGCCCCGCATGTGCATCGACGACGGCCGCGTCGTCAGCAACTTCGTCGCCCAG GCACTGAGGAAGGAGCCCCTGACGGTGTACGGCGACGGCAAGCAGACGAGGAGCTTCCAGTACGTCTCCGATCTG GTTGAGGGTCTGATGAAGCTGATGGAGGGCGAGCACGTGGGCCCGTTCAACCTGGGGAACCCCGGCGAGTTCACGATGCTGGAGCTGGCCAAGGTGGTGCAGGACACCATCGACCCCAACGCGCGCATCGAGTTCCGCCCCAACACCGCCGACGACCCGCACAAGCGCAAGCCGGACATCAGCCGCGCCAAGGAGTTGCTGGCCTGGGAGCCCAAGGTGTCGCTCAAGAAGGGGCTCCCCCTCATGGTCCAGGACTTCCGCAGCCGCATCTTCGGCGACCAGAAGGACGCCGCCAACGCCGGCGACAACTGA